One segment of Aquimarina sp. BL5 DNA contains the following:
- a CDS encoding NAD-dependent epimerase/dehydratase family protein: MDTKILVIGANGQLGSVLTTELRKKYTIENVIASDLKENDNHKGIFEVIDATDRNRIQEVVERYGITQIYHLAAILSAKGEETPLTTWDINMKTLFNVLEVSRNNNIDKVFFPSSIAVFGEGAPLDNTPDNAYLNPATVYGISKAAGENWAQYYFLRYGLDVRSIRYPGVIGYQSLPGGGTTDYAVDIYHKAVLKEKFNCFLKEEATLPMIFMDDAIRATIELMEAPKESITVRTSYNIAGISFSPGEVVDEIRKLYPDFKVNYKPDFRQEIASRWPKSIDDASAVKDWRWQSKFNLKDITEIMIQKLQERYKKGSQNKEILMF, from the coding sequence ATGGATACAAAAATTTTAGTAATTGGTGCAAATGGTCAACTGGGTTCTGTGTTGACTACGGAACTTAGGAAGAAATATACAATAGAGAATGTAATAGCTTCAGATCTTAAAGAGAATGATAATCATAAGGGTATATTTGAAGTTATAGACGCCACGGATAGGAATAGAATTCAGGAAGTTGTAGAAAGATATGGGATAACCCAAATATATCATTTGGCGGCCATTTTATCAGCGAAAGGTGAAGAAACTCCATTAACAACTTGGGACATTAATATGAAAACCTTGTTTAATGTGTTGGAAGTGTCTAGGAATAATAATATTGATAAAGTGTTTTTTCCAAGTTCCATTGCAGTTTTTGGTGAAGGTGCACCTTTGGATAACACACCAGATAATGCATATCTTAACCCAGCTACAGTATATGGTATAAGTAAAGCTGCCGGAGAAAATTGGGCGCAGTACTATTTTCTTAGATATGGTTTAGATGTTAGATCTATTCGATATCCCGGAGTTATTGGGTATCAATCACTACCTGGAGGAGGAACGACGGATTATGCTGTAGATATTTACCATAAAGCAGTATTAAAAGAAAAATTTAATTGCTTCTTGAAAGAAGAAGCAACACTTCCGATGATTTTTATGGATGATGCGATAAGAGCTACTATAGAACTAATGGAAGCGCCAAAGGAAAGTATAACCGTAAGAACCTCTTATAATATTGCAGGAATTAGCTTTTCTCCTGGAGAAGTTGTAGATGAAATTCGTAAATTATATCCTGATTTTAAAGTAAATTATAAACCAGATTTTAGACAAGAAATAGCTTCGAGATGGCCAAAATCAATTGATGATGCGTCTGCGGTAAAAGATTGGAGATGGCAATCGAAG
- a CDS encoding Lrp/AsnC family transcriptional regulator, which yields MEQLDQTDTTILRILQRDSKKTAKEIATILNLTPSPVYERVRRLEKHGFIKKYVAILDKKLIDRSITTICQVSMRYHNEAFIEKFEEQIQNLDEVQECYHMAGQVDFILKIHTKSLEEYHDFVKTKLSKIENIGVLNSTFVLKEIKHSSEFYI from the coding sequence ATGGAACAATTAGATCAAACTGATACTACAATTCTTAGGATTCTTCAGAGAGATTCTAAAAAAACAGCCAAAGAAATTGCCACAATTCTCAATCTAACACCATCTCCTGTTTATGAAAGAGTTAGACGGTTAGAAAAACACGGCTTTATCAAAAAATATGTAGCAATCCTTGATAAGAAGCTAATCGACAGATCAATAACTACTATTTGTCAGGTTTCTATGAGATATCACAATGAAGCTTTTATTGAGAAATTCGAAGAGCAGATTCAGAATTTAGACGAAGTTCAGGAATGCTATCATATGGCTGGACAAGTAGATTTTATCTTAAAAATCCATACCAAAAGCCTGGAAGAGTATCACGATTTTGTAAAGACAAAGCTTTCTAAAATTGAAAATATTGGAGTTTTAAACAGTACGTTTGTTTTAAAAGAAATAAAACATTCTTCTGAGTTTTATATTTGA
- the gldA gene encoding gliding motility-associated ABC transporter ATP-binding subunit GldA, which translates to MSISVSNISKIYDQQNALKEVSFEVNEGEIVGFLGPNGAGKSTMMKILTTYLDPSEGKALVNGFDINTQPIDVQSSVGYLPEHNPLYLEMYIREYLSFNAQVYKISKSRIEEVIKLTGLTPESNKKIGQLSKGYRQRVGLACALLHDPKVLILDEPTTGLDPNQLVEIRELIKSVGKEKTVFLSTHIMQEVEAMCDRVIIIDQGVIVADKNLNEMMDQTDQIIEVEFDYRVEEAFLLKLDHIKNVKNIHGFAYQLIFDTTTDMRSVVFDFAHDNELKILQLSRKNKDLESLFRELTK; encoded by the coding sequence ATGTCGATTTCAGTTTCGAATATTTCCAAGATATATGATCAACAAAATGCTTTGAAAGAAGTTTCTTTTGAAGTAAATGAAGGAGAAATTGTTGGTTTTTTAGGCCCTAATGGTGCCGGTAAGTCTACAATGATGAAAATCCTAACTACATATTTGGATCCTTCAGAAGGAAAAGCGTTGGTAAATGGTTTTGATATAAACACACAACCAATTGATGTACAGAGTAGTGTAGGTTATCTTCCTGAACACAATCCGTTGTATTTGGAAATGTACATAAGAGAATATTTATCGTTTAATGCTCAGGTTTACAAAATTTCAAAATCTAGAATAGAAGAAGTCATTAAACTAACTGGTCTAACACCAGAATCAAACAAAAAAATAGGCCAATTATCTAAAGGGTATCGTCAAAGGGTTGGGTTAGCTTGCGCATTATTACATGATCCAAAAGTTTTAATACTTGATGAACCTACAACAGGTCTTGATCCTAATCAATTGGTGGAGATTAGAGAACTAATTAAATCCGTCGGAAAGGAAAAAACCGTTTTCCTTTCTACACATATCATGCAAGAAGTAGAAGCCATGTGTGATCGAGTTATTATAATTGATCAAGGGGTAATAGTAGCTGATAAAAACTTAAATGAAATGATGGATCAAACGGATCAGATTATTGAGGTGGAGTTTGACTATCGAGTTGAGGAAGCTTTCTTACTAAAACTTGACCACATAAAAAATGTTAAGAACATTCATGGATTTGCTTATCAACTCATATTTGATACAACAACAGATATGCGCTCTGTAGTCTTTGATTTTGCACATGATAATGAATTGAAAATTCTTCAACTTTCAAGAAAAAACAAAGATTTAGAGAGCTTATTTAGAGAACTAACTAAATAA
- a CDS encoding two-component system response regulator gives MKRIDIACVIDDDPIFVFGIKKVMQLINFCEGIMVFKNGQDALNNLRAIISAKEKLPDVILLDLNMPILDGWQFLDEFVKIPCEKEILIYVVSSSVDPEDVLRAKSFDGVSDYIVKPISVAKLKEVLYNFENAF, from the coding sequence ATGAAAAGAATTGATATCGCTTGCGTTATAGATGACGATCCCATTTTTGTTTTTGGAATCAAAAAAGTTATGCAATTGATTAACTTTTGTGAAGGAATTATGGTTTTTAAAAATGGCCAGGACGCATTAAATAATTTGAGAGCAATTATTTCTGCAAAAGAAAAATTGCCAGATGTTATTTTGTTGGATTTAAATATGCCGATATTGGATGGGTGGCAGTTTCTGGATGAGTTTGTTAAAATACCTTGTGAGAAGGAAATACTTATTTATGTAGTTTCTTCATCTGTTGATCCAGAAGACGTATTAAGGGCTAAGTCCTTTGATGGAGTTAGTGATTACATCGTAAAACCTATATCCGTCGCAAAATTAAAGGAAGTTTTGTACAACTTTGAAAATGCCTTTTAG